CACTCAGAATCGCCAGACGATATTCCAGAATCCGCAGATACTCATACCCTTTCACCCAGAAATGTCCTATATCTCCGTAATTATAGAGATTCATCTCCAGCGAAAGATCCTGGAAGAAAATGGTCACAACCGTTTCGCCCTGATATACGACAAGTACATATTCTCCATCCTCCTGGCTTAAAGTTGCGTCCAGCTCTCCTTCATAATCTTTCTGATAATGTCCGGTCATTCTTGCACCAGAGAATACCAGAAAGCTTTCCACTGCATCATTCATCAGATACACCAGACGCATTTCATCCTGGTTTTCCACATCTTTGTCTGGAAACAGAAGTTCAAACTGATCCTGACCGAGTAACTGGGCAAGCTTCTGGAAGGCCTCCGGAATTTCTTCATATGCACTTTCTGTATCCATGAACGCTTCCTCTGCTGACATATTTTCCTGTATTTCCAGTTCACTCATCTATTCCTTTTCTCCTTCATTTGCCTCTTCCATATCCACACAGGCAAGTCCTCTGTCCTCCACATAACTGACACGGATCACTGCCTGCGACCAGTTGAGGCTGATCCTGGCGGCCTTCTGCTTCTCTTCTCCGGCTTTCCGGAGCAGATCCAAAAGTTTCTCCAAAACTTCTCTTGTCAGATATCCACCTCTCCACTGAAAGGTCAATGTCCTGCCCTTCTTAGCCGCCTGCAGCGACCGTTTATAGACATCTTCTTCTTTTGTAAAGGAAAGTTTCTTCTCCCGATAATAAAAATGATCCCCATTCGTACAGACCGGTGCCGGTGCGATCAGCGGTTCATGATCCCGGAAAATCTTCTTGTCGTCCAGATTGAAATAATCATAGCGGATCTCCTGTCCTGCCGCACTGTGCTTACCAAGCGTATTGTCAAAAGTTGCATCCAGATGATAATATGTACCACCAATTTTTACGATATTCCAAGTATGACGGTACTTGATCCCTTTTTCCGGATTGTTACCACAGACTGCGATCATGCACCAGATTCCAAGCGCATCACAGAGTATTTTCACAGATTTTGCAATCCCTTCACATACGCCAACTCCATGTCCAAGTGGACCGATGATCTCATGGGAATACGCCTTTTTCAGCTTATCATAAGTCACATTATCACAGATAAAATCATGAATATATTTCTCCTTTTCCCATTCAGACAAATCTTTTGCCGCCCGCGCAAGTTTTTCTACTCTGGAGGACATTGCCCTCTGATGCTCCCGGATTTTATTTTTGTCAAACAGATACTCCGGTACAAAGATCAGATTCGGAGAGTCCTGATAGTATTTATACTTATATCCTGTCATCCAGAAAATCTCCGGATGATCCAGCCGAAGCCTGAAAAAGACATCATAAAGCTCCGCAATTTCTATGCGCGGTATCTGAAATTCATCCGCAAGTGCATTCGCTCCCTGCATGATTACATGGTATGCTGCCTGCTGCTGTTTCGTCATTTTGGTATAATAGAATGGTTCCATGAAAGTCCTCCTGCGCAATGTTTTGATTCTCCTATTATACATTTTTTCACGAAAACACGAAATGTTTTTCCTTGCTTTTTAACGAAAAACAGAAATGTTTTACGCTAGTTTTTAACGAAAATAGAAAATGTTTATACCCATTTCTTAACGAAAAACAGAAATGTTTATACTTAGATTTTCACGAAATCACAAAATGTTTCTCCAGAATACAATATAAAAAAGTCCCATATGGCAACCCTTTCCGTCACCATACAGGACTTCTCCTTCTTTTCCTTTTATTCAACATTCTTCGTCGCAACAATATCCACGCCCGTGTCCGCCACATTTTCAAGAATCACATCCCCAATATGAACCGGAGCCGGAACTTCAATTCCTTTGAGCGCCTTCACACATTCAAAGATCTTGCCCTTCGGGATATCTTCTTTCGTCTTCACCGATACCATATCGATGCTTCCGCCGGACACCCGCACGGTCGAAGTTACGATTCTCGTCGGATTCGTCACTTCTTTTCTTGCGTATACATCACCGCGCTTGCAGGTATTTCCGGTTACACCCACTACTTCTTTCCCATTCATTACAACTGTAAGAGGGCAGCCCATCGGACAGCCGATACATGTCAATTTTCTCTCTTCCATCGTCTACGCCTCCTCAATCTTTACTGTGATGGTCTGCAGATCCGGATATTTCAGTAGCTGCTCTTTTGTCAGCTTAATCTCTTCCATCTCACCTGGTGCAACAACCGGACGTTTTCTGTGGATCACTCTCTCATCATCAAAATATGCACTGATATAACAGTTCTTGTAGACACCGCCCACACGGAAACGCACAGTCAGATTTTCATCCATCCGGTCTACGTTAATTGTTCCGGGCACAGTATAGCGGACGCCTTCAATCGGATTCATCCGAATCTCTTTTCCGTCCTGTCTGCGCTCTTCTCCCAGTTTGACGTATTCCGCAGCATTTCTTCCTGCAGTTCCGGCTTCTTCCGATACAAAGTCAACCAGGTCATGCACATGCAGGACATTTCCGCAGGCAAATACGCCTTCGATGTTTGTTTCCAGGCTCTCATTTACCTTTGGTCCTGATGTGACAGGGTTCATATCCACGCCCATGCCTCTTGAAATTTCATTTTCCGGGATCAATCCTACGGAAAGGAGGAGGGTATCACAGCTGTATTCTTCTTCAGTTCCCGGAATTGGTTTTCCGTGACTGTCCACCTGTGCCAGTGTAATGCCTTCCAGCCGCTCTTTCCCTTTGATGTCCACAACGGTATGGCTCAGCTTCAGCGGAATATCATAATCATCCAGACATTGTACAATATTTCTCTTCAGCCCTCCGGAATACGGCATCAGCTCTGCAACAACCTTAACCTTTGCGCCTTCAAATGTCATTCGTCTCGCCATGATCAGTCCGATATCGCCAGAACCAAGGATCACGACCTCCCGCCCCGGCATATAGCCTTCGATATTGACCAGTCTCTGTGCCGTACCTGCCGAGAAAATACCCGCCGGACGATAACCCGGAATATTAAGTGCGCCTCTGGAACGTTCACGGCATCCCATTGCCAGGACAACTGCCTTCGCCTGAATCTCGAAAAGACCTTCCTCCCGGTTCATTGCGGTGACAACCTTCTGTGGGCTGATATCCATAACCATTGTATTCAGCTTGTATTCAATATTCAGTTCTTTCGCCTGATCAATAAAACGTCCTGCATATTCCGGTCCGGTCAGTTCTTCCTTAAATGTATGGAGTCCGAATCCATTGTGGATGCACTGATTCAGGATTCCGCCAAGTTCTTTGTCTCTTTCCAGGATCAGGACACTGTCCACTCCGCTTTTCTTCGCCGAAATTGCAGCCGCAAGTCCTGCCGGTCCTCCTCCAATGATAACAATATCATAAGCTCTCATGATGCAATGCCTCCCTCTTATAACGAATCCTTATTAGTACCTGTGACAATTTTAGAATCTCCACCGGATTTTGTGATCTCGAACATACTCACATGGCGTTCTCTCGCCAGGATCTCCATCGTTCTCGGTGAACAGAATCCAGCCTGACATCGTCCCATTCCAGCTCTTGTTCTGCGTTTTACCCCGTCCAGAGATTTGGCGCCGAGCGGTCTGTTGATCGCATCCATGATCTCACCCTCTGTAACCATTTCACAGCGGCAGATAATATTTCCGTATTCCGGTTTCTCTTTGATCAGTTCCATTCTTTCTTCCTTGCTGAGTGTATTCGGATCCAGAACGCCATTTCTTGTTGCGATAAAATCTTCTTTTTCTTCCAGATTCATTTTCTCTTTCAGGATCTGTGCCACCATTTCTCCGATTGCCGGTGCACTGGTAAGTCCCGGTGATTCAATGCCTGCACAGTCAATAAATCCTTTTGCATCCTCCACTTCCCCGATCAGAAACTCATGTCCGTCCTCATGTGCACGAAGTCCGGCAAATGAAGTAATCACCTGACGGAGCGGAATATTTTTCACATTCATCTCTGCTCTTTCGATCACCTGATCCAGACCTTCTCTTGTTGTATTGGTTCCTTCTTTATCTTCGATATCGATCGCCGTTG
The sequence above is drawn from the Coprococcus comes ATCC 27758 genome and encodes:
- a CDS encoding NAD(P)/FAD-dependent oxidoreductase, whose product is MRAYDIVIIGGGPAGLAAAISAKKSGVDSVLILERDKELGGILNQCIHNGFGLHTFKEELTGPEYAGRFIDQAKELNIEYKLNTMVMDISPQKVVTAMNREEGLFEIQAKAVVLAMGCRERSRGALNIPGYRPAGIFSAGTAQRLVNIEGYMPGREVVILGSGDIGLIMARRMTFEGAKVKVVAELMPYSGGLKRNIVQCLDDYDIPLKLSHTVVDIKGKERLEGITLAQVDSHGKPIPGTEEEYSCDTLLLSVGLIPENEISRGMGVDMNPVTSGPKVNESLETNIEGVFACGNVLHVHDLVDFVSEEAGTAGRNAAEYVKLGEERRQDGKEIRMNPIEGVRYTVPGTINVDRMDENLTVRFRVGGVYKNCYISAYFDDERVIHRKRPVVAPGEMEEIKLTKEQLLKYPDLQTITVKIEEA
- a CDS encoding transglutaminase domain-containing protein, producing the protein MEPFYYTKMTKQQQAAYHVIMQGANALADEFQIPRIEIAELYDVFFRLRLDHPEIFWMTGYKYKYYQDSPNLIFVPEYLFDKNKIREHQRAMSSRVEKLARAAKDLSEWEKEKYIHDFICDNVTYDKLKKAYSHEIIGPLGHGVGVCEGIAKSVKILCDALGIWCMIAVCGNNPEKGIKYRHTWNIVKIGGTYYHLDATFDNTLGKHSAAGQEIRYDYFNLDDKKIFRDHEPLIAPAPVCTNGDHFYYREKKLSFTKEEDVYKRSLQAAKKGRTLTFQWRGGYLTREVLEKLLDLLRKAGEEKQKAARISLNWSQAVIRVSYVEDRGLACVDMEEANEGEKE
- a CDS encoding DUF1667 domain-containing protein yields the protein MEERKLTCIGCPMGCPLTVVMNGKEVVGVTGNTCKRGDVYARKEVTNPTRIVTSTVRVSGGSIDMVSVKTKEDIPKGKIFECVKALKGIEVPAPVHIGDVILENVADTGVDIVATKNVE